In Comamonadaceae bacterium OS-1, a single window of DNA contains:
- the davD gene encoding glutarate-semialdehyde dehydrogenase, whose translation MTTTLNLKDPTLLRQQAFIAGAWVDADNGETVPVTNPATGEVLGTVPMCGTAETVRAIAAAEVAQRAWRNVSGKERAAILRRLNDLMLQHQDDLALILTSEQGKPLAEAKGEIVYSASFIEWFADEARRIYGDTIPAPTGDRRLLAIKQPIGVTAAITPWNFPTAMLTRKAGPALAAGCSMVVKPATQTPYSALAFAELADRAGVPKGLLSVLTGSASQIGGEMTRSPIVRKLTFTGSTEVGRTLMRQSADTIKKLSLELGGNAPFIVFDDADLDAAVDGAMISKYRNTGQTCVCANRIYVQRGVLEAFTTKLVAKVQALKVGNGVDAGSTQGPLIDAKAVAKVQEHIADAIAKGGKVLAGGKPHALGGLFFEPTVIGGATEDMLFAQDETFGPLAPIFVFDTEAEVIERANNTEFGLAAYFYSRDIGRVMRVSEQIESGMVGVNTGLISTAEAPFGGVKQSGLGREGSKYGLDEFMEMKYICLGGLDR comes from the coding sequence ATGACCACCACTCTGAACCTCAAAGACCCCACCCTGCTGCGCCAGCAGGCCTTCATCGCCGGTGCCTGGGTCGATGCCGACAACGGCGAGACCGTGCCAGTGACCAACCCCGCCACCGGCGAGGTGCTGGGCACGGTGCCGATGTGCGGCACGGCCGAGACGGTGCGCGCCATTGCCGCCGCCGAAGTGGCCCAGCGCGCCTGGCGCAATGTGTCGGGCAAAGAGCGCGCCGCCATCCTGCGCCGCCTCAACGACCTGATGCTGCAGCACCAGGACGACCTGGCCCTGATCCTCACCTCCGAGCAGGGCAAGCCGCTGGCCGAAGCCAAGGGCGAAATCGTCTATTCGGCATCGTTCATCGAGTGGTTTGCCGACGAAGCCCGCCGCATCTACGGCGACACCATCCCCGCCCCCACCGGCGACCGCCGCCTGCTGGCCATCAAGCAGCCCATCGGTGTCACAGCCGCCATCACGCCCTGGAACTTCCCCACCGCCATGCTGACCCGCAAGGCCGGTCCGGCGCTGGCCGCGGGCTGCTCCATGGTGGTCAAGCCCGCCACGCAAACGCCCTACTCGGCCCTGGCCTTCGCCGAGCTGGCCGACCGCGCCGGTGTGCCCAAGGGCCTGCTGTCGGTGCTGACCGGCTCCGCCAGCCAGATCGGCGGCGAGATGACGCGCAGCCCCATCGTGCGCAAGCTCACCTTCACCGGCTCCACCGAAGTGGGCCGCACGCTGATGCGCCAGTCGGCCGACACCATCAAGAAGCTGTCGCTGGAGCTGGGCGGCAACGCGCCGTTCATCGTGTTCGACGATGCCGATCTGGATGCCGCCGTGGACGGCGCGATGATCTCCAAGTACCGCAACACTGGCCAGACCTGCGTCTGCGCCAACCGCATCTATGTGCAGCGCGGCGTGCTGGAAGCCTTCACCACCAAGCTGGTGGCCAAGGTGCAGGCGCTCAAAGTGGGCAACGGCGTGGATGCCGGTAGCACCCAGGGCCCGCTGATCGATGCCAAGGCCGTGGCCAAGGTGCAAGAGCACATCGCCGATGCCATCGCCAAGGGCGGCAAGGTGCTGGCCGGTGGCAAACCGCACGCGCTGGGCGGCCTGTTCTTTGAGCCCACCGTGATTGGTGGCGCGACGGAAGACATGCTGTTCGCCCAGGACGAAACCTTCGGCCCGCTGGCCCCAATCTTCGTCTTCGACACCGAAGCCGAAGTCATTGAACGCGCCAACAACACCGAGTTCGGCCTGGCCGCCTACTTCTACAGCCGCGACATCGGCCGCGTGATGCGCGTGTCCGAGCAGATCGAGTCGGGCATGGTGGGCGTAAACACCGGTTTGATCTCCACCGCCGAAGCGCCGTTTGGTGGTGTCAAGCAGTCGGGCCTGGGGCGCGAAGGCTCCAAGTACGGGCTGGATGAGTTCATGGAGATGAAGTACATCTGCCTGGGCGGGCTGGACCGCTGA
- the puuE gene encoding 4-aminobutyrate aminotransferase PuuE has protein sequence MNTAVAPSAVTQSSSSTSPTNAQLDQRRAAAAPRGVGIGFPIYADRALNSEIWDVEGNRYIDFAAGIAVLNTGHRHPRLIAAIREQLDHFTHTAYQVIPYESSVYLAERLNALTPGSHAKKTAFFTTGVEAVENAIKIARAHTRRPGVIALTGAFHGRTFMGMALTGKVVPYKVGFGPFPGSIYHVPAPMDVHGVTVDDTLHAIQNLFKCDIAPDQVAAIIIEPIQGEGGFYVMPPALMVAIRALCDQHGIVMIADEIQTGFARTGKLFAMDHHTVVPDLMTMAKSLAGGMPLSAVCGRAEIMDAPAPGGLGGTYAGNPLAIASAHAVLDVIADEQLSARAERLGKVLTDRLNSLRATVPQISDVRGLGCMAAVEFAKADGTPDTDFTKLIVQRAQKAGLLLLTCGVYGNVIRFLFPLTIEDAVLAEGLDILAAAMTA, from the coding sequence ATGAACACCGCCGTCGCCCCCTCTGCCGTTACCCAATCCTCCAGCTCCACTAGCCCCACCAACGCCCAACTCGACCAGCGCCGTGCCGCGGCAGCCCCACGCGGCGTGGGCATTGGTTTCCCCATCTACGCCGACCGTGCGCTGAACTCGGAAATCTGGGATGTCGAGGGCAACCGCTACATCGACTTTGCCGCCGGTATCGCCGTGCTCAACACCGGCCACCGCCACCCGCGCCTGATCGCCGCCATCCGCGAGCAGCTCGACCACTTCACCCACACCGCCTACCAGGTCATCCCTTATGAGAGCTCGGTGTACCTGGCCGAGCGCCTGAACGCCCTCACCCCCGGCAGCCACGCCAAGAAAACCGCCTTCTTCACCACCGGTGTGGAAGCCGTCGAAAACGCCATCAAGATCGCCCGCGCCCACACCCGCCGCCCCGGCGTGATTGCGCTGACCGGTGCGTTCCATGGCCGCACCTTCATGGGCATGGCGCTGACTGGCAAAGTGGTGCCGTACAAGGTGGGCTTTGGCCCCTTCCCCGGCAGCATCTACCACGTGCCCGCCCCCATGGACGTGCATGGCGTGACGGTGGACGACACGCTGCACGCCATCCAGAACCTGTTCAAGTGCGACATCGCGCCCGACCAGGTGGCGGCCATCATCATCGAACCCATCCAGGGCGAAGGCGGCTTCTACGTGATGCCCCCGGCGCTGATGGTCGCCATCCGCGCCTTGTGCGACCAGCACGGCATCGTGATGATTGCGGATGAAATCCAGACCGGCTTTGCCCGCACCGGCAAGCTGTTTGCCATGGACCACCACACTGTCGTGCCCGACCTGATGACCATGGCCAAGAGCCTGGCCGGTGGCATGCCCTTGTCTGCCGTGTGTGGCCGCGCCGAGATCATGGACGCACCCGCCCCCGGCGGCCTGGGCGGCACCTACGCCGGGAACCCATTGGCCATCGCCTCGGCCCACGCCGTGCTGGACGTGATTGCCGACGAGCAGCTCAGCGCCCGCGCAGAGCGCCTGGGCAAGGTGCTGACCGACCGCCTCAACAGCCTGCGCGCTACCGTGCCGCAGATCAGCGACGTGCGCGGCCTGGGCTGCATGGCCGCCGTGGAATTCGCCAAGGCCGACGGCACCCCCGACACCGACTTCACCAAGCTCATCGTCCAGCGCGCCCAGAAGGCCGGCCTGTTGCTGCTGACCTGCGGCGTGTACGGCAACGTGATCCGCTTCCTGTTCCCGCTGACGATTGAAGATGCTGTGCTGGCCGAAGGCCTCGACATCCTCGCCGCAGCCATGACAGCCTAA
- the gabR_2 gene encoding HTH-type transcriptional regulatory protein GabR — MEPIHSPKYQSEALPDFVQRQFDVASPQNDHRQLYGILQRGIRTAVLAAGTQLPPSRVLAQALQIARNTVVHVYEQLALEGYVQAGVGRGTFVAAVGPRLADRSAAPRQARTELLSRRGSQLVREAGAAPLQWGAFTPGVPEVRMFPTAIWSRLQARAARRQTPAQLTYATGPGDAGLRQAVSDYLQGTRGVVCSPEQVVITSGTQQSLHLVAQLLTDPGDRVWLEDPGYWGARSVFRAHGLDLQPVALDAEGMAPSPAQLRQPPRVMFLSPSHQYPLGALMGHGRRQQLLDYAAVHGVWVVEDDYDSEFRYGTRPLPALQGLDTQGRVVYLGTFSKTLYPALRIAYLVLPPDLVDGFAQALNELFREGQTVQQAVLAQFLSEGHYATHIRRMRAIYSARHDALIHAIVQEFGSQLPILGGDAGLHLVLGLPPQIDDAAVAQAALRAGISTRPLSLYHLRQPAATKGLLLGYGAVPEEEIGPSFARLAQVVRGFL; from the coding sequence ATGGAACCAATCCATTCGCCAAAATACCAATCAGAGGCCCTGCCCGACTTCGTGCAGCGCCAGTTTGACGTGGCCAGTCCCCAGAACGACCACCGCCAGCTCTACGGCATCCTGCAGCGCGGCATCCGCACGGCGGTACTGGCTGCAGGCACCCAGTTGCCGCCCAGCCGCGTGCTGGCCCAGGCGCTGCAGATTGCCCGCAACACCGTGGTGCACGTGTACGAGCAACTGGCGCTGGAAGGCTATGTGCAGGCGGGCGTGGGCCGCGGCACCTTTGTGGCCGCCGTGGGCCCGCGCCTGGCCGACCGCAGCGCGGCGCCCCGGCAAGCGCGGACGGAGTTGCTCTCACGCCGCGGCAGCCAGCTGGTGCGCGAGGCCGGGGCGGCCCCGCTGCAGTGGGGCGCGTTCACCCCCGGTGTGCCCGAGGTGCGCATGTTCCCCACGGCCATATGGAGCCGCCTGCAGGCCCGCGCCGCCCGCAGGCAAACCCCGGCGCAGCTCACCTACGCCACCGGCCCGGGCGACGCGGGCCTGCGCCAGGCCGTGTCCGACTACCTGCAGGGCACGCGCGGCGTGGTGTGCAGCCCGGAGCAGGTGGTCATCACCAGCGGCACCCAGCAGTCGCTGCACCTGGTGGCCCAGCTGCTCACCGACCCCGGCGACCGCGTGTGGCTGGAAGACCCCGGCTACTGGGGCGCGCGCAGCGTGTTCCGCGCCCACGGGCTGGACCTGCAGCCGGTGGCGCTGGATGCCGAAGGCATGGCCCCCAGCCCGGCCCAACTGCGCCAGCCGCCCCGGGTGATGTTCCTCTCGCCCTCGCACCAGTACCCGCTGGGCGCGCTCATGGGCCATGGCCGCCGCCAGCAGCTGCTGGACTACGCGGCCGTGCACGGCGTGTGGGTGGTGGAAGACGACTACGACAGCGAATTCCGCTATGGCACCCGCCCGCTGCCCGCGCTGCAGGGCCTGGACACCCAGGGCCGCGTGGTCTACCTGGGCACGTTTTCCAAAACCCTGTACCCCGCCCTGCGCATCGCCTACCTGGTGCTGCCGCCCGACCTGGTGGACGGCTTTGCCCAGGCGCTCAACGAGCTGTTCCGCGAGGGCCAGACCGTGCAGCAGGCCGTGCTGGCGCAGTTCCTCAGCGAAGGCCACTACGCCACCCACATCCGCCGTATGCGCGCCATCTACAGCGCCCGCCACGACGCGCTGATCCACGCCATAGTCCAAGAATTCGGCAGCCAGTTGCCTATCCTGGGCGGCGATGCCGGCCTGCACCTGGTGCTGGGCCTGCCCCCGCAAATAGACGATGCCGCCGTGGCCCAGGCCGCCCTGCGCGCAGGCATCAGCACCCGGCCGCTGTCGCTGTACCACCTGCGGCAACCGGCGGCCACCAAGGGCCTGCTGCTGGGCTACGGCGCGGTGCCAGAGGAAGAGATCGGGCCGAGTTTTGCGCGGCTGGCGCAGGTGGTTCGGGGGTTTTTGTAG
- the fosX gene encoding fosfomycin resistance protein FosX, with product MAIRGISHLTFVVRDLDCTAHLLCAGLGAQEVYDSKGKNFSLSREKFFLLGGVWLAFMEGQPTERSYRHVAFEVAESDLPTFEARLQALGVEIKAPRPRVEGEGLSLYFYDHDNNLFEMHTGTLAQRLARYGQ from the coding sequence ATGGCCATTCGAGGCATCAGCCATCTGACGTTCGTGGTGCGTGACCTGGACTGCACTGCGCATTTGCTGTGTGCGGGGCTGGGGGCGCAAGAGGTCTACGACAGCAAGGGCAAGAACTTCTCGCTGTCGCGGGAAAAGTTCTTTCTGCTGGGTGGCGTTTGGCTGGCCTTCATGGAGGGGCAGCCCACCGAGCGCTCGTACCGCCATGTGGCATTTGAAGTAGCTGAGTCGGATCTACCCACATTCGAGGCCCGGCTTCAAGCGCTCGGGGTGGAAATCAAGGCACCCCGGCCACGTGTGGAAGGGGAAGGCCTGTCGCTCTACTTCTACGACCACGACAACAACCTGTTTGAGATGCACACGGGCACGCTGGCGCAGCGGCTGGCGCGGTACGGGCAGTGA
- a CDS encoding ISL3 family transposase ISIde1, producing MQEELFRQALGLTQPWDVERVALDVARSRIDLYVVWRASSAPCPACGAAEQKIHDHRERSWRHLDFFQFEAYVHCELPRIACSACQGTTQLGVPWAREGSRFTLMFEALALTLAREMPVSACARILRCSDNALWRQIDAHVDLARAKESYADTHVIGIDETSSAKGHSYITLVHDLSKGQLIYATPGKDASTVQRFTEDFKTHQGKLEAIKVVCMDMSKAFIAGAAKYLPAAAVAFDGFHVVQLANKAVDAVRREEARDEGWLKKTRWCWLKDQAQWTAKERDKMDWMPHSRLKTARAWRIKEALRDIYANSRSDAAQSAQSLKKWLHWAQRSQLHPIKELAKTIKQHWAGILTAFEAAHLHTGYVEAVNSLLQAAKAKARGYGSTRHFIAMAFLIAGKLSHLPANPLRKARA from the coding sequence ATGCAAGAAGAGTTGTTTCGCCAAGCCCTGGGTCTGACGCAACCCTGGGATGTTGAACGCGTGGCCCTGGATGTGGCCCGCAGCCGAATTGACCTGTACGTAGTCTGGCGTGCCAGCAGTGCGCCATGCCCGGCCTGTGGCGCTGCCGAGCAAAAGATCCATGACCACCGCGAGCGCAGTTGGCGTCACCTGGACTTCTTCCAGTTCGAGGCCTACGTGCACTGTGAGCTGCCGCGTATTGCGTGTAGCGCCTGCCAGGGCACCACCCAACTGGGCGTGCCCTGGGCCCGCGAAGGCAGCCGTTTCACCCTCATGTTCGAGGCCTTGGCCCTGACGCTGGCGCGTGAGATGCCGGTCTCGGCCTGTGCGCGCATCCTGCGCTGCTCGGATAACGCCTTGTGGCGGCAAATCGATGCCCACGTGGATCTGGCGCGCGCCAAAGAAAGCTACGCCGATACACACGTCATCGGCATCGATGAGACCTCCTCCGCCAAAGGTCACAGCTACATCACGCTGGTGCACGACCTGTCCAAAGGCCAACTGATCTACGCCACACCGGGCAAAGATGCCAGCACGGTGCAGCGCTTTACAGAAGACTTCAAAACCCACCAAGGCAAGCTCGAGGCCATCAAGGTGGTCTGCATGGACATGTCTAAAGCCTTCATCGCCGGGGCGGCCAAGTATCTACCTGCTGCGGCAGTGGCCTTTGACGGCTTCCACGTCGTGCAGCTGGCCAACAAGGCCGTGGACGCAGTGCGGCGCGAAGAAGCCAGAGATGAGGGCTGGCTGAAGAAGACGCGCTGGTGCTGGCTCAAAGACCAAGCCCAGTGGACGGCCAAAGAGCGGGACAAGATGGACTGGATGCCCCACAGCCGCCTGAAGACGGCACGGGCGTGGCGCATCAAGGAGGCGCTGCGCGACATCTATGCAAACAGCCGCTCAGACGCAGCCCAGAGTGCGCAGTCTTTGAAGAAGTGGCTGCACTGGGCGCAGCGCTCCCAGCTGCACCCGATCAAGGAGTTGGCCAAGACCATCAAACAGCACTGGGCGGGCATCCTCACGGCGTTTGAGGCAGCCCACTTGCACACCGGCTATGTGGAGGCCGTGAATTCGTTGCTGCAAGCGGCCAAAGCCAAGGCGCGCGGCTACGGCTCAACCCGCCACTTCATCGCCATGGCCTTCTTGATCGCGGGCAAGCTCTCTCACCTACCCGCCAATCCGCTGCGCAAGGCAAGGGCTTGA
- a CDS encoding putative HTH-type transcriptional regulator yields MLDARQLEALAAVLEHGGFGPAAQALNLTLAAISLRIKGLEAAMGQRLLVRGKTVRATPAGQALLAHIKQLRMMEADLLGNVPRTKGAAPAWQTLGVAVNADSLASWLLPGVAASLARHRLLLDVVIDDQDHTHEALKNGDVVGCVSTLAQPMRGCLAEPLGVMRYRCVAAPALVQQCRTKTGAVSVHRLLAIPAIIFNRKDGLQDAFLSQHFALTAPQYPRHFVPAVDAYDSALAHGMGWGMVPDQFLVHREGRLPLEELLPGSAVEVALYWHHWEREPLVAQRLTGAVKGAARGLVA; encoded by the coding sequence ATGTTGGACGCAAGACAACTCGAAGCCCTGGCCGCCGTACTGGAACACGGCGGCTTCGGCCCCGCCGCCCAGGCGCTGAACCTCACGCTGGCCGCCATCTCTCTGCGCATCAAGGGCCTGGAGGCGGCCATGGGCCAGCGCCTGCTGGTGCGCGGCAAAACCGTGCGCGCCACACCGGCCGGGCAGGCGCTGCTGGCCCACATCAAACAGTTGCGCATGATGGAGGCTGATCTGCTGGGCAATGTGCCCCGCACCAAAGGGGCGGCGCCCGCCTGGCAGACCCTGGGCGTGGCCGTCAACGCCGACTCGCTGGCCAGCTGGCTGCTGCCCGGCGTGGCCGCCAGCCTGGCCCGCCACCGCCTGCTGCTGGACGTGGTAATCGACGACCAGGACCACACCCACGAGGCCCTGAAGAACGGCGACGTGGTCGGCTGCGTCAGCACCCTGGCCCAGCCCATGCGCGGCTGCCTGGCCGAGCCCCTGGGCGTGATGCGCTACCGCTGCGTGGCCGCGCCCGCCCTGGTGCAGCAGTGCCGCACCAAGACCGGGGCCGTCTCCGTCCACCGCCTGCTGGCCATCCCCGCCATCATCTTTAACCGCAAAGACGGCCTGCAAGATGCCTTCCTGTCCCAGCACTTCGCCCTCACCGCCCCGCAATACCCCCGCCATTTCGTGCCCGCGGTGGATGCGTACGACAGCGCGCTGGCCCATGGCATGGGCTGGGGGATGGTGCCGGACCAGTTCCTGGTGCACCGGGAGGGTCGGTTGCCGCTGGAAGAGCTGCTGCCGGGGAGTGCGGTGGAGGTGGCGCTGTATTGGCACCACTGGGAGCGGGAGCCGCTGGTGGCGCAGCGGTTGACGGGGGCGGTGAAGGGGGCGGCGAGGGGGTTGGTGGCTTAG
- the argO gene encoding arginine exporter protein ArgO — protein sequence MSSFFLAPALTPAFSAGLLLSLSMIVAIGPQNAHVLRMGLRGQHVGLTVAVSIASDVALIALGVLGLSQLGGLPRWVQAVMVCGGVLFLLVYGWKAWGRFRAGSAAHQAVGEPVATMSRQQAVGAALAVAWLNPHALVETLVLIGTASLAWGRPGNTFFGLGAASGSVLWFVGLGLSALFLGQRLQSPALWRALDGLVALMMWGTAGMLAWGLL from the coding sequence ATGTCCAGCTTCTTCCTCGCCCCTGCCCTTACCCCCGCGTTCTCTGCCGGTTTGTTGCTCAGCCTGTCGATGATCGTGGCCATTGGCCCGCAGAACGCGCATGTGCTGCGCATGGGGCTGCGCGGCCAGCACGTGGGGCTGACGGTGGCGGTGAGCATTGCGTCGGATGTGGCGCTGATTGCGCTAGGGGTGCTGGGGCTGTCGCAGCTGGGCGGCCTGCCGCGCTGGGTGCAGGCGGTGATGGTCTGCGGGGGCGTTCTGTTCTTGCTGGTTTACGGCTGGAAGGCCTGGGGCCGCTTTCGCGCGGGGTCGGCGGCGCACCAGGCCGTGGGCGAGCCGGTGGCCACCATGAGCCGCCAGCAGGCAGTAGGTGCGGCGCTGGCGGTGGCCTGGCTGAATCCGCATGCGCTGGTAGAGACGCTGGTGCTGATCGGCACGGCCTCGCTGGCCTGGGGCAGGCCGGGCAACACCTTTTTTGGGCTGGGCGCGGCCAGCGGGTCGGTGCTGTGGTTTGTGGGGCTGGGGCTGAGCGCGCTGTTCCTGGGGCAGCGCCTGCAGTCCCCCGCCCTGTGGCGCGCGCTGGACGGCCTGGTGGCGCTGATGATGTGGGGCACGGCAGGCATGCTGGCCTGGGGGCTGCTGTAA
- the mftE gene encoding putative mycofactocin system creatinine amidohydrolase family protein MftE, with protein sequence MHTPPRFWADLTTRDFAQLDPARTVAVLPVAATEQHGPHLPLSVDTTLVDGVIAAALPLLPADASVLVLPTQQVGFSPEHVRFPGTLTLSSETLIRVWTELGACVARSGVKKLLIFNAHGGQVSLMDIVARTLRAEHDLLVYSASWFNLPLIDANALFSPEEHRFGIHAGDTETSMMLALRPHTVRMEQARNFTSTSQDRAAKYPILGNGKSAKLGWQMQDYNPTGAAGNAAAATVEKGQALVAASGQQLALMLQEIADLPLSTLVDGPDLG encoded by the coding sequence ATGCACACTCCACCTCGCTTCTGGGCCGACCTCACCACCCGCGACTTCGCGCAGCTCGACCCGGCCCGCACCGTGGCCGTGCTGCCCGTGGCCGCCACCGAGCAGCACGGCCCGCACCTGCCGCTGAGCGTGGACACCACCCTGGTCGATGGCGTGATCGCTGCCGCGCTGCCGCTGCTGCCCGCCGATGCCTCGGTGCTGGTGCTGCCCACCCAGCAAGTGGGTTTCAGCCCCGAGCATGTGCGCTTTCCGGGCACGCTCACGCTCTCCAGCGAAACCCTGATCCGCGTCTGGACCGAGCTGGGAGCCTGCGTGGCCCGCAGTGGGGTCAAAAAGCTGTTGATCTTCAATGCCCACGGCGGCCAGGTCAGCCTGATGGACATCGTGGCCCGCACCCTGCGCGCCGAGCACGATTTGCTGGTCTACAGCGCCAGCTGGTTCAACCTGCCGCTGATTGATGCGAACGCATTGTTCAGCCCCGAGGAGCACCGTTTCGGCATCCACGCAGGCGACACAGAAACCTCGATGATGCTGGCCCTGCGCCCCCACACCGTGCGCATGGAGCAGGCCCGCAACTTCACATCCACCTCGCAAGACCGCGCCGCGAAGTACCCCATCCTGGGCAACGGCAAAAGTGCCAAGCTGGGCTGGCAAATGCAGGACTACAACCCCACCGGCGCGGCAGGCAACGCGGCAGCCGCCACGGTAGAAAAGGGCCAGGCGCTGGTGGCGGCTTCGGGCCAGCAACTGGCGTTAATGCTGCAGGAGATTGCGGATTTACCGCTGTCCACACTGGTGGATGGGCCGGATCTGGGTTAA
- the hemN gene encoding oxygen-independent coproporphyrinogen III oxidase, producing the protein MTRVLPRVATELLQRYDVPGPRYTSYPTADRFVEAFTGEDYARALRLRRATATALPLSLYVHIPFCESLCYYCACNKIITKRHERGAAYLQYLEREMALHSAQLGAGRAVSQLHLGGGSPTFLSDGELAQLMVLLRRHFNLAPGGEYAIEVDPRTVDAERLAALAALGFNRLSFGVQDFDADVQKAVHRIQPAQQVFDLVAEARRLGFDSINTDLIYGLPRQTPTSFARTLEQVVELRPDRIALYAYAHLPERFKPQRRILNADLPSGAAKLAMLSQALDALMGAGYVYVGMDHFALPNDALAVAKRQGRLHRNFQGYSTQPDCDLIGLGVSAIGRIGPTYSQNAKTLEAYCDMIDQGQLPVVRGLALGRDDLVRRAVIMALMCQGAVQFESIELGYLVDFQATFAAELQALQPLVEAGMVTVDATGIQVTATGWFFVRAVAMVFDRYLQADQNRARFSRII; encoded by the coding sequence ATGACCCGTGTTTTACCCCGTGTTGCCACCGAACTTCTGCAGCGTTACGACGTGCCGGGGCCGCGCTACACCTCCTACCCCACCGCCGACCGCTTCGTGGAAGCTTTCACGGGCGAGGATTACGCCCGCGCCCTGCGCCTGCGCCGGGCCACCGCCACCGCCCTGCCGCTGTCGCTGTACGTGCACATCCCGTTTTGCGAGTCGCTGTGCTACTACTGCGCCTGCAACAAGATCATCACCAAACGCCACGAGCGTGGTGCGGCTTACCTGCAGTACCTGGAGCGCGAAATGGCCTTGCACTCCGCCCAGCTGGGCGCGGGCCGGGCGGTCAGCCAGCTGCACCTGGGCGGCGGCAGTCCCACGTTTTTGAGCGATGGCGAGCTGGCCCAGCTGATGGTGCTGCTGCGCCGCCATTTCAACCTGGCACCGGGCGGCGAATACGCCATCGAGGTCGATCCCCGCACCGTGGATGCCGAGCGGTTGGCGGCCCTGGCAGCGCTGGGTTTCAACCGCCTGAGTTTTGGCGTGCAGGATTTCGATGCCGACGTGCAAAAGGCCGTGCACCGCATACAGCCGGCACAGCAGGTGTTCGACCTGGTGGCCGAAGCCCGCCGCCTGGGCTTCGACTCCATCAACACCGACCTGATCTACGGCCTGCCGCGCCAAACGCCCACCTCGTTTGCCCGCACCCTGGAGCAGGTGGTAGAGCTGCGCCCCGACCGCATCGCCCTGTACGCCTACGCCCATTTGCCCGAGCGCTTCAAGCCGCAACGCCGCATCCTCAACGCCGACCTCCCCAGCGGCGCGGCCAAGCTGGCCATGCTGTCGCAGGCGCTGGATGCCCTCATGGGGGCTGGCTACGTCTACGTGGGCATGGACCATTTCGCCCTGCCCAATGACGCACTGGCCGTGGCCAAGCGCCAGGGGCGGCTGCACCGCAACTTCCAGGGCTACAGCACCCAGCCCGACTGCGACCTGATCGGCCTGGGCGTGTCGGCCATTGGCCGCATCGGCCCCACCTACAGCCAGAACGCCAAGACCCTGGAGGCCTATTGCGACATGATCGACCAGGGCCAACTGCCGGTAGTGCGCGGCCTGGCCCTGGGCCGTGACGACCTGGTGCGCCGCGCCGTCATCATGGCCCTCATGTGCCAGGGTGCGGTGCAGTTTGAATCCATCGAGCTGGGATACCTTGTGGACTTCCAAGCCACGTTTGCCGCCGAACTGCAGGCCCTGCAGCCTCTGGTGGAGGCCGGCATGGTCACGGTAGATGCCACCGGCATCCAGGTCACCGCCACCGGCTGGTTCTTTGTGCGCGCCGTGGCCATGGTGTTTGACCGCTACCTGCAAGCCGACCAGAACCGCGCCCGTTTCTCCCGGATCATTTGA
- the fnr gene encoding anaerobic regulatory protein: MRMTPIAIKAACSNCNLRELCMPLGLNQDELDRIDGLVAVRRKVKRGATLFRNGETFTSLYAIRTGFFKTSVTTEDGRDQVTGFQMAGEIIGLDGIVNEQHTCDAVALEDAEVCEMPFERIEELSREVNALQRHVHKIMSREIVREHGVMLLLGSMRAEERLAAFLLNLVQRLHARGFSPLELVLRMTREEIGSYLGLKLETVSRTFSKFAEDGVVEVKQRHIRILDTEALKRIVNLQPCL, from the coding sequence ATGCGCATGACTCCAATCGCCATCAAAGCCGCCTGTTCGAACTGCAATCTGCGCGAACTGTGCATGCCGCTCGGTTTGAACCAGGACGAGCTGGACCGCATCGACGGCTTGGTGGCCGTGCGCCGCAAGGTCAAACGTGGTGCCACGCTGTTTCGCAATGGCGAGACGTTCACCTCGCTGTATGCCATCCGTACCGGGTTTTTCAAGACTTCGGTCACCACCGAGGATGGGCGCGACCAGGTCACCGGCTTCCAGATGGCGGGCGAGATCATCGGGCTGGATGGCATTGTGAACGAACAGCACACCTGCGACGCGGTGGCTCTGGAAGATGCCGAGGTCTGCGAAATGCCGTTTGAGCGCATCGAAGAGCTGTCGCGCGAGGTCAACGCCCTGCAGCGCCATGTGCACAAGATCATGAGCCGCGAGATCGTGCGCGAGCACGGCGTGATGCTGTTGCTGGGTAGCATGCGGGCCGAGGAGCGGCTGGCGGCCTTTTTGCTGAACCTGGTGCAGCGCCTGCACGCACGTGGCTTTTCGCCGCTGGAGTTGGTGTTGCGCATGACACGCGAAGAAATCGGCAGCTACCTGGGCCTGAAGCTGGAGACGGTGAGCCGCACCTTCTCCAAGTTTGCCGAGGACGGCGTGGTCGAAGTCAAGCAGCGCCATATCCGCATCCTGGACACCGAAGCGCTCAAGCGCATCGTCAATCTTCAACCTTGTCTATAG